The genomic DNA ACAGATGCTCAGTGCCTCAGTGTATCGTTACAGGGTGGAGAGTTCAACGCCTCATTATATTACCTTGGAATTCAACAATGGTGCCAATCAGAGGATATTGTTAATAAGTGTGTCTGTATGGATGGTGTAGCCACTCTTGCGTGATGAGAAACATTGCCAGAGACCTGACAACTTTTGTTAGCTCTCCAGTCCCCAAGCTAATGTAAGCTTTAGCCCAGCTGGCCAACACAGTCTTATGACGTGCAAGAGACCAGGGTTTAGGCCCAGGTGGTAACATAAAGCTGCACAGGGACCTTGTCAGAAGCCCTGTCATGACCCTGGCACATTCTGTCCTCTCCAAGGGCTCACAGTGTCAGGGACAGTAGATCACTCACGTTTATTGCAGATTGTTAGAGCCTCCCCTCTCCAAAATGTGACTTCTGAGGCCGGTTTAACTTAACAGACTCCCAACGCATCAACAACATAGCTTCAAGGGTCAAACTTTCGTATCTAAAGGAAATGCTCTTGTACTAGCAGTGAATTCTAATTCGGCATGTTCTAGATAACAGGGGCCATGAGTTTTTCTTAACCCccctagttataactactaataaCTCCATCAAGCTCCTGATTACTAAACCAACCATTCCTGCTTGTACTACTTCCCCACCTAGTTTAGCACCTCTGCAgaggtactatatatatatatgccatttagctgacgcttttatccaaagcgacttacagtcatgtgtgcatacattctacgtatgggtggtcccgggaatcgaacccactaccctggcgttacaagcgccatgctctaccaactgagccacagaaggaccacagaagcAGGCAGAATCAGTTGACTTCAAAATCCATCTAGTAGGCTTTACCTGACTCCTGACCCGAGAAATACACAGAGCTTGTGTCAAAGatgatctattatattgacaagatggTCCCGCGATCAGGTGGgaacattctagccaatgagagggcagatacgcaTGTGAATAACAGGCACAACTCTGATATGAAGTTGTTTTTTTCCAAAGTTGCCAAAATGCCACGTGCATCCACTTTTACATTAGTCCATTCTTAACAACCTAAACATTACGAAAcctattcgatcaaataagcatcaaattagcaattacattttttgCTGACCAAATTGGAACGATCTCACTGACCTCCATACAAATATTCCTCACTTTATGGTCTTATTTTCGTGGACCCCTCTCGTttcgcctctttctctctggtgtTAACTTGGGTCAACCGTGGTCATGTGGGCCAGCATATAGTACCTTTTAGATTAGAGACTTAACACTTAATACTGGTGGAGACATGCTAAAGTAGGGTCATCAAAGAGGGGACACCACTGgtgacaaagtgtgtgtgtgagagagcaggaCCTGCAAACACAGAAATTGGTATAATCCTGAGAGTCAAAGTAGCTGTTAGATTTGACATATTTCCTATTCACAGCAACTGCTGATCATGTTACAAAAGCCTTTTTATTTTGTCCTTCTATAATTGGAGAGAAAAACCTTTATCAAAATTCTACCACAGACTAGTGAAGATGGGCGGCACGTTTTATGATGTCACAGCTTGTAGTGTTTATAAGTCTCTCAATCACCATAACAATAATATAAACAAATCTGAATATTTATGTTAACAATCAGCATCCAGCCCTACACAACATGTGCACATGtgcagtctctctcacacacaccctttgAGACAGGTCCAGGAAGGTGGGCCAAACCCGTGGGGTTCATGGCTCTGCTTCCATTACATAATTAGCTGTGTTTggactctgtctccctgtctggctGACTAACTCTAACAGACCTGTCTGTCCTCTGAGAAGCAGCACCTCAGTGAGCATGTATGTGTGGACTCTGTCTCTACCAGACCTATCGGTCTATCCTCTTAGACCCAGACCTACATCACTCTGACACCAGAGACCATTACAGAGGAGTTATTCATGGGAAATGTGATGTTTACTTCGCACTGTGAGTTTGATGATTAATGCTAAACAGGTGTAAAGAGTTTACATTTTAACACTAATACAGTACTGTGCTTTTAGTATGATACAGTGTTCTACTTTATCAGTTCTGCAGGGTCGTCTTCCAGAACGTCACCAAAGAAGGCACAAAATAATAGAGAAACAGAAATTCCGAATGTTTGCCTTTTTTTTAATTTacaaaaactccagccacccaagtcagacTGTTCTTTGTGCTACCGCACAGCATGCGATtctgatgcaccaagtctggaaccaacaggaccttgaacagcttctacccccaagccataagactgctaaatagttagttatatagttaaagctgcaatatgtaacttgtcaagaactgcaatgctgctgggttttccacactcaacagtttcccatgtgtatcaagaatggtccaccacccaagggacatccagccaacttgacacagctgtgggaagcgttggagtcagcatgggccagcatccatgtggaatgCGTTCAGTAGCCTGTAGAGTCCACGcgctgacaaattgaggctgttttgagggaGACTGGGGtgcagctcaatattaggaaggtgttcctaatgtttggtatactcagtgtatgtgagtagtgagacacagacacaatatGTGTTATGAACAGAATGCAACCTTTAAAGCTGCAATCTGTCACTTTTTGGGTggcctgaccaaattcacatagaaatgtgtgttatagatctgtcattctcattgaaatcaagtctaagaagctgtagatctgttctatgtgcgctatttctatgctccccggtcttaagttttgtttttgcatctttcggttttgtacactagcttcaaacagctgaaaatacaatatttttggccaaggaaaatatatttcacagtggtggTACATTGATTCTCTACgatatacttgcttgttttgtcacaaatcCTGATCATTCATTTTCATAAGCATTAGACATcagatatacaggtaactgccaaaataccaacataaagtgtcttaatagggcgttggggcACCACAAGCTGCCAGAACAGTTTCattgcaccttggcatagattctacaagcaTCTGGAACTATATtagagggatgtgacaccattttTCCATGAGatattccatcatttggtgttttgttgatggccaccgctcccataagtgttcaactgggttgagatctggtgactgagacacactaagctcctttgagacccctctttcaaagtcactgagatctcttcttctagccatggtagccaaaataatgggcaactgggcatttttatacatcaccctaagcatgatgggatgttaattgcttaattaacccacaaaccacacctgtgtgaaagcacctgctttcaatatactttgcatCTCTCATTTcatcaagtgtttcctttatttggcAGTAACATGTGCGTACATAATATACAAATGGTGCATTCTGTAGCAAATATACTCTATAGGACAGCAGCAGTATTGGCATCATGTACAAAAATACACATTTGATTTCTTACAGCTCGCACAACACTATATCAAAGCATATGAACATAAATATAGACCTATACCTGTTGTTGATTACCAGAGATATTGAAGAAAAGCTCCAGCACAACCAAACAACTGCATCTACCATAACCAAGGGAAAATAACTACATATATGACAACATAAAAACGTTATGCTACAAACATTGATTAGCCATATAAAACAAGCCCAGAGTCTTTTAAAAGTCCTTTTAAACGTAAGACTCCTCTGCAAAGAACATTTGGTCAAAGTCGTCCACGCAAGGATTGCTACACTTCCTGCTTTGCCACTCCCTCTTCCCCTGGACAAGGGCCAGAGCCacctcctgactcctctgcagGCACGCGCCTGAATCCGCCCGCTCCTGTGAGGAAAAGTAGTCCCTTACTGCCCGCGTggcggagggagagaggcagaagcGTGGCTCTGAGTTTGGGCCTGCTCCGTTGCGCTGTGGCTCAATGTCAGACACTCTAAGTCCActctcagggagctgctgacCTTTGACCCCGTGGGTCTGGGACTTGACCAAGGGCCTTTCCAGGGTGAGGATGGAGGCTGCATCTGTCACCATGGAGGGCTCAGAGGCTCTGCGAGGCAGGGTGAGGACCTTGCGGCCAGCCTCCATGGCCAGGGTGAGGGAGTGAGACTTCTGCCTCTGGAGGGTTAGTGTTGAGCCACTCTGTCCATAGAACACATCCTGGGGAGGCTGGATGACCTCACTTCCTGTTCCAGTGGGCCGCTGGGTGACGTCACATCCTGTGGGGTGTCTGTGGGTGGCATTGCAAGCCTGGTCGTGCAGCAACTGTAGCTCTCTGACAGTAAGGGGTTTCTCTGTGCCTCTGTAGAAGGGAGACCTACTCTTCTGCAGCTGTAGGATAGCCTGCTGGTAGGATGGAGGGCTGCTGGACCTCCTCTTGGTGGTCACCTCTACACCTTTACCCTCTGAGGCTTTTGGGAGGCTAACCCCTTTCCCCTTCCCCACTTCCTCCTCCAGGTGTCCATTGTCGGGTTGCCGTAGTGACAGTCGGAGGTTCCTCTTGAGCCAGGTGTTGGGATGCAGTCCGTGGTGGGTAGAGGGTGTCCGGGAGGAATGAGGGGGCTGGCTTTCACTCCAGTCCACTGTATCTCTCTTCGGGGGTGAGCACTTGGGGGAGCGGGGTGAAAGGGGGGAGCGGGGGGAAGACTCAGCCAACAGGAAGCCGGCACTGGTGACATAGTCTGTGGAATATTGGGAGAAGGCGGAGTCTAAGGAGCTAAGGGAGGAGCCTGTGGGGGAGGttgctggggaggacaggctagAGCAGCTGGCGTCCAGTCGTAAAGGAGAGGGTGGGGTGTGTTTCAGTTTCCTCTGCCCGAGAGTTCcaacccctcctctttctccactTGCGATCACTTTGTCTTTCAGCTGCAGAGCCCTAAGCCCCTGAAacacttcatcctcctcctcctcttcctctccctccatcgccGCGTCATAGCTCGCTTTACGAGACGCCAAATGGTACTTATCCGATTGGATGATCAGAGCTCCGGGGGTGTGTCCGATGGCAGGCTCTGAGCTGCGTCGTAACCTCCTAGGGCCCTGTGATTGGACATAGCACTGGCGTGGGCGTGGTTGCCGTAGGGCGGGGGTGAACTTTCTGGGTCTGGCAAGTGGGGGAATATGTAGGAGGTCAGCCTCAGCCTCAGGGTCAGGGTCGGGTTCACAGTCACTCAGGGTGATGACAGAGTCTCTGCTGCAGCTGTCAGGCTTGGCCTTGTCTCTCAGAGGGTGGGACTCCTGGAAGGGCGACTCTGGGTCCTCGTTTAACTCATTCTCCAGACTGTCATAGGATGAGTCATTCATCTGGAAAGAGGACACGTCtacggagggaaggagagaggaaaagagagaagcgGGGGGAGTTAGAGAGTTAATATGCTAAAATTATTGTTATGACATGCGGCCCATTTTGATTGTTATGGATTTCATATGTTCCCACTTCCGCTTTGGAAGTGTTGGAAATGTTGCACTGACTGActatcatgccaataaagctggGGTGGAGGgaaatggagaaggagagagtttgAACAAACCTCCATTTCATTAGATAGACACAGGGTTTGAAAACAAGCGCAAAGTGCTGTCATAGTCCCAAGCATACAGCTGCCATTCATAGAGGTTGGTTTAGGTCATAAAGAATGATTGAGGCCTCTAGTGTCCAAAAGGCTGTTATAGCATGGGTGTCATTGAGGGCTTTCACCAATTTCAACCTGGGGTGAGTTTTTGGTAATAAAAATACTTTCAAATCTCCAAGAATTTAGCTGAAAATGGGTTTAATTTAGGAAATATGTTtccaagtattcccacaaatTGAAAAAAAGACATTATCGTTTGATCTCTTTttgggcttagttgtggtcaatttaGATAAATGATCGTGTGATCTCTTTttgggcttagttgtggtcaatttaGATAAATTATCGTGTGATCTCTTTttgggcttagttgtggtcaatttaGATAAATTATCGTGTGATCTCTTTttgggcttagttgtggtcaatttaGATAAATGATCGTGTGATCTCTTTttgggcttagttgtggtcaatttaGATAAATGATTGTGTGATCTCTTTttgggcttagttgtggtcaatttaGATAAATGATTGTGTGATCTCTTTTTGGGCTTAgctgtggtcaatttgcagtgtacaaattattataattatgcTCCGCCACCGACCAGCCGCTCCAACAAAAATtggcccgcggctgaatctagttgcctacccctggttTAGGGGAGAAGAGGAAATTGACTGGTGTGTTAATGAGTGTCTGAGAGTGTACTAATGACTTTAATGAATGAGGTCAACATGGTGACCCCAATCAGCAGACCTCACAGAGACAATGACTTATgaagaggtctgagagaacactcaacgcacgcgcacacacacacacgcacacgcacacacaagctaGTCAGGGTTAATCTACTCTATAATGATGATAATGTCTACAATACACAGAACCACTGTCttgccataaacacacacactcatgaacTTTCTAAACCCTTGTGAAGACCCATGGCAAATTAAACCACCTCTGTGTCATTTCAGTTCTGCTTggacctctcttcctccctctccctctgtccctatcCAACTTTATCTTATGATGTTTTCTCCAACCAAAACGAACAGCATTTGTTTAGAGCACTGTACAATATAATTTGCAATTAGATGTTGTTATTTCTTCAGtgaatactttgactttgtttacCTGATCCATGGTCGCTGCTATTGCTCTTCTGAGGGAATCCACTAAACAGAGAGGGGACGTCATCTCCCAAGACCTTCCTGCAGTTCTCAATCAGGAACCGAACAAGCTCACAGACCTAGGAACAGATCATAGACCTGGTTACACCTCAGTCACACAAGTCAATGACTGGTCCTAGATTAAGGCTCCGACTGCAAGTTAAAGGTTATTTCACAGGTAGTTTCCCTGGTATAAGAGATGTAAAGTCTTGCCAACTTTCTTACTGGCCACATATAGCTGATCAAAATTGACATAATGTAAATCGTCTGAACTCCTTTTTCTAAGATGAGAATCACAATTTAAGGAGACTACAGAAAACTAAATCTGAGAAAGAATCTTGTCTATTCCCAGATGTTTACAAACATAGCAAACATGAATTAAAACCCAAGTTACACAGTATAAACCTCCAAATCTGAAACACAAAATGTCAGTCATGCTCCCAAACAGTCAGTTCCAGTCTGGGATTTGAATGTTTCCCTAGGGCAAAGCGTTTAAAAAACAGTGATtataaatgtgttgtttttgttaGCTTCCCTTATGGAGAGTCTACAGACAGAATGAGGTTATGGAAATATGAAGGAGACAAACATGGGGCCTATCTGTGTGTTGTTGGGCCAGATGTGTGTGTCATGGTTTTTACCAtatgtctgtcagtctgtgttacaCGCCTGTGTTCAGAGGGCTATGGGAGTGAATGGACTGCTAGAGCTTGGCTACGAATTTCACAAGCTAGTCCAACACAACGGAACTCCAGCTAGGGAAAAAggcttctctcgctccctccttcCTTGCGTCTCTCCCTGTATTTGGCCTGGTTCTGTCCATCAGAGGGGCTGCTTATTTAACCCACTGAGGAAACATCTAGAGGAAACATCTAGAAACTCACTCATTCAGCTTTTCTCAATCGTTCAAAAGCAAAGTTAGTATGTGTATCTCAGCCACCTTTTCTGACAAACACAGCACACAATATTTACTCAAGCCACTCGGAGACTAACATGTCTGTAGGAGCCACAAACATCTAAATTAGAACTGTGGTGGAAAAGGGAGCGGAAGTGGAGGAAAATAAGGGTTTGCGTGTCAAGTGGAAGGAGAGCAGTGTTCCAGACTGCCCAGTGCCGTTAGAGACCAGACCCACGCCAGCCCAGTTTGACTTGGCTCCTTGTGAGACCGCGACCAATCAGGGGAAtgttgaaatatcacatttttcCCCTTCAGAGGCGCTGGGgccacacatacaaacaaacagaaaaaaagtgtgtgtgtgtgaatgtgagtgtgagtgtgagtgtgagtgtgagtgtgtgtgtgtgtgtgtgtgtgtgtgtgtgtgtgtttgcacgcgTGTGTGAAGACAGAAAGGAGTGTTTTAGCATAGCGGGTTTGTGAAAACACACTCGCCCTCAGGAATCTGTAGGAAATGCTTTGGATTTTTTCCCAGTGAACCTCAACAGGCCCCAAGCCTCACCAGAAACAAATACACATTtgacaaggagagagaaagatctgGAAACACCCAGATTGATTGTGTTTCAACAATAATGTGTCCAAATCGACCATAAAATTAGAGACTATTAAAGACATTGTGACTTATTCTTGCTTATTATTAACTTACAATACATCTGGGGCCACTGGTGGTGAACTCAATCATTTCAGGGCTAGCATGGTTGGCTACAGTCTTGTAGTCTTGTGGTAGGGTTATGACTGTGAACTGGTGTGTCAATTCAGATATTTACAGTCTCCTTGTGAGTAAGTTATCATAAAATGTCAAGCTTTTTTGTCAGGGTACGAATTTCACATTTGTTATGTGTCACCGTGatctcaagtgtgtgtgtgtcagtacagaGATTGAAAACCTGTGACTAGAGAAATGTAAAAGGAGTACGTCAGTCCAGGTTTAAAGAGAAAACGTATATAGTATAGCCCAGCATGCGGCTTTTACTGTAGCAGGAGGTTGACACACTCTACTCTCTAACTCCTCACTGCTGTTTGTTCTTCCATTGGACATCCTGCTTAGTCAGACAGCTATGTGGCAACAGTATATCTTTCCTTTACACCCTGTCCTGGTGCCTAGCCCGCCagacatacagtgtgtgtgtgtgtgtgtgtgtgtgtgtgtgtgtgtgtgtgtgtgtgtgtgtgtgtgtgtgtgtgtgtgtgtgtgtgtgtgtgtgtgtgtgtgtgtgtgtgtgtgtgtgtgtgtgtgtgtgtgtgtgtgtgtgtgtgtgtgtgtgtgtgtgtgtgtgtgtgtgtatgcaacgTTCCCTCTAAATTGCACGCGTGTGCGGACACGCAGTAGCCCCGGTACTGCTGAGCAGAAATATAAGCCCATAGAGAGGAGAACGAGATTGAATTTCACTAAACtttctagagcagtggtcacaTGTTCCTTTTTTTTTATTCGTCACGGGCTGTTGTGGGTAGGTGCATCAAATTCAGCTGCCCTGCGTGCTGGGTAGGTGAACTGttgccattttgaaccatttcatctgtttgaaggtacaaactctgccttcccgGCAGGCCCAGAGAACAAAACAAGTGCACTATaggcctaccgctggccaatcagatggcTCAGATGACAGTGTCTTCTGTAACATAGCAGGCATGAAAGAAAGCTACAGCAAAGTtaatactgtgagatttcaaaatgtttaaaatcaagggcctcccgggtggcacaagggcctcccgggtggctgcgaccgggaggcccatggggcgacgcacaattggcctagtgtcgtctgggttagggagggtttggctggccttgcctcatcgcacactagcgactcctgtggcgggccgggtgcagtgcagactgaccaggtcgctagttgtacggtgtttcctctgacacattggtgcagctggcttccgggttggatgtgagttgtgttaagaagcagtgcagcttggttgggttgtgtttcggaggatgcatggctctcgaccttcgcctctcccgagtctgtgcgggagttgtagcgatgagacaagacagtaactactaacaattggataccatgaaattggtgagaaaaataaagaacaaaatgtaaaaccatgactagagagagactgtcaacgaatacagcagatgctgtttttatgagtgaatTCATGTTTAATTccactgtcaacactgtattcaacacttttatgAGCCATGAAATTTGCGTTCTTCCTATTTTCACTCAGCActacaacaagcactgcagcagtaatgaatgagtgGGAAAGTATCTCTAGGCTTGCGTTGTTAGCGGCTTGGGTCTTTTTAATATCGAGGGATATTTGACTTTTCTCATacgagtaacaacatgaatttgtgcatgaggcagaaata from Oncorhynchus keta strain PuntledgeMale-10-30-2019 chromosome 7, Oket_V2, whole genome shotgun sequence includes the following:
- the LOC118385832 gene encoding rho GTPase-activating protein 20-like isoform X1, whose protein sequence is MQWEYEYVRCGLKQQQTPSRSTVVALMETMSPQQGTIGQNRSGSLTGDNKLCALPDSKKKMKTLAHRRQSAPSLVISKALTKSRSMSRENCLSPVSPETCPLVQAFLSPGRVFLAHAHTQLKTGLQTQERHLFLFTDTLLIAKAKSSTHFKLKAQVRLCEMWTAGCMEEVCEGSTSLDRSFVMGWPTFNCVATFSSVEHKEKWLFLIKSRINEEKEKDDPKTIPLKIFAKDIGNCAYAKTLAVSNSDSTTDVIQMALLQFGISGCVKDHQLWVSSIKDDSPYPLIGHEFPFSIKMSHIRDGGGGGGKDAVPSPEGQGAMLLDQCLPPDTQCQFILKSSRVGPKQALLLEPGLKSFKRKRPLINWAFWRGSSSQLDSVPLSPTSLSPTLGCLFGRSLSSICPPDHTLPKPVMDMLVFLYQEGPYTRGIFRRSAGAKACRELRDRLDNGTEDTHTLTHESVFVTAAVFKDFLRNIPGSLLCVNLYEQWVAVMAQEEEEQRMQAIHRLVHLLPSENLLLLRHVVAMLHCIQDNAGDNQMNAFNLSVCIAPSMLWTLSPCSPEGEATKKVCELVRFLIENCRKVLGDDVPSLFSGFPQKSNSSDHGSDVSSFQMNDSSYDSLENELNEDPESPFQESHPLRDKAKPDSCSRDSVITLSDCEPDPDPEAEADLLHIPPLARPRKFTPALRQPRPRQCYVQSQGPRRLRRSSEPAIGHTPGALIIQSDKYHLASRKASYDAAMEGEEEEEEDEVFQGLRALQLKDKVIASGERGGVGTLGQRKLKHTPPSPLRLDASCSSLSSPATSPTGSSLSSLDSAFSQYSTDYVTSAGFLLAESSPRSPLSPRSPKCSPPKRDTVDWSESQPPHSSRTPSTHHGLHPNTWLKRNLRLSLRQPDNGHLEEEVGKGKGVSLPKASEGKGVEVTTKRRSSSPPSYQQAILQLQKSRSPFYRGTEKPLTVRELQLLHDQACNATHRHPTGCDVTQRPTGTGSEVIQPPQDVFYGQSGSTLTLQRQKSHSLTLAMEAGRKVLTLPRRASEPSMVTDAASILTLERPLVKSQTHGVKGQQLPESGLRVSDIEPQRNGAGPNSEPRFCLSPSATRAVRDYFSSQERADSGACLQRSQEVALALVQGKREWQSRKCSNPCVDDFDQMFFAEESYV
- the LOC118385832 gene encoding rho GTPase-activating protein 20-like isoform X2, producing MPLGQKKLDMELLLGDGNPEDPKRDRSRSCVEFYQVKKMKTLAHRRQSAPSLVISKALTKSRSMSRENCLSPVSPETCPLVQAFLSPGRVFLAHAHTQLKTGLQTQERHLFLFTDTLLIAKAKSSTHFKLKAQVRLCEMWTAGCMEEVCEGSTSLDRSFVMGWPTFNCVATFSSVEHKEKWLFLIKSRINEEKEKDDPKTIPLKIFAKDIGNCAYAKTLAVSNSDSTTDVIQMALLQFGISGCVKDHQLWVSSIKDDSPYPLIGHEFPFSIKMSHIRDGGGGGGKDAVPSPEGQGAMLLDQCLPPDTQCQFILKSSRVGPKQALLLEPGLKSFKRKRPLINWAFWRGSSSQLDSVPLSPTSLSPTLGCLFGRSLSSICPPDHTLPKPVMDMLVFLYQEGPYTRGIFRRSAGAKACRELRDRLDNGTEDTHTLTHESVFVTAAVFKDFLRNIPGSLLCVNLYEQWVAVMAQEEEEQRMQAIHRLVHLLPSENLLLLRHVVAMLHCIQDNAGDNQMNAFNLSVCIAPSMLWTLSPCSPEGEATKKVCELVRFLIENCRKVLGDDVPSLFSGFPQKSNSSDHGSDVSSFQMNDSSYDSLENELNEDPESPFQESHPLRDKAKPDSCSRDSVITLSDCEPDPDPEAEADLLHIPPLARPRKFTPALRQPRPRQCYVQSQGPRRLRRSSEPAIGHTPGALIIQSDKYHLASRKASYDAAMEGEEEEEEDEVFQGLRALQLKDKVIASGERGGVGTLGQRKLKHTPPSPLRLDASCSSLSSPATSPTGSSLSSLDSAFSQYSTDYVTSAGFLLAESSPRSPLSPRSPKCSPPKRDTVDWSESQPPHSSRTPSTHHGLHPNTWLKRNLRLSLRQPDNGHLEEEVGKGKGVSLPKASEGKGVEVTTKRRSSSPPSYQQAILQLQKSRSPFYRGTEKPLTVRELQLLHDQACNATHRHPTGCDVTQRPTGTGSEVIQPPQDVFYGQSGSTLTLQRQKSHSLTLAMEAGRKVLTLPRRASEPSMVTDAASILTLERPLVKSQTHGVKGQQLPESGLRVSDIEPQRNGAGPNSEPRFCLSPSATRAVRDYFSSQERADSGACLQRSQEVALALVQGKREWQSRKCSNPCVDDFDQMFFAEESYV